From Curtobacterium sp. SGAir0471, the proteins below share one genomic window:
- a CDS encoding MarR family winged helix-turn-helix transcriptional regulator: MTEDGTHGASGYWYPDRPARTGVELLTTMRRYRAAEVAMRERKRRSMGMNATDMEAVRFLLRAAEQGRTVRPGDLTAHLGITSASTTAVVKRLVASGHAERRADPTDGRGAILVATVHSDDEVRSELTDVHARMIAAADRLSPQTVAEMQTFFAEVIDAMGADSPADEADGADRPGAGVSSADQPGAMADMRTHPSR; the protein is encoded by the coding sequence ATGACCGAGGACGGCACGCACGGGGCGTCCGGGTACTGGTACCCGGACCGGCCCGCCAGGACCGGTGTCGAGCTGCTCACGACGATGCGCCGCTACCGGGCTGCCGAGGTGGCGATGCGCGAGCGCAAGCGCCGCTCGATGGGCATGAACGCGACCGACATGGAGGCCGTCCGCTTCCTGCTGCGGGCGGCCGAACAGGGGCGCACGGTGCGCCCGGGCGACCTGACCGCTCACCTCGGCATCACGTCGGCGTCGACCACCGCCGTCGTGAAGCGACTGGTGGCCAGCGGCCATGCGGAGCGCCGTGCGGACCCGACCGACGGACGCGGAGCGATCCTCGTCGCGACGGTGCACAGCGACGACGAGGTCCGGTCCGAGCTCACCGACGTCCACGCTCGCATGATCGCTGCGGCGGACCGACTGTCACCGCAGACCGTGGCCGAGATGCAGACGTTCTTCGCCGAGGTGATCGACGCGATGGGCGCCGACTCCCCTGCCGACGAGGCGGACGGCGCCGACCGCCCCGGTGCCGGGGTCAGCAGCGCTGATCAGCCCGGTGCGATGGCCGATATGCGTACGCATCCAAGTCGGTAG
- a CDS encoding long-chain-fatty-acid--CoA ligase translates to MTSTTTSSHPAPGAADGARTTQATASVAAILAESAARFPDDVAVVVGDQRTTYAELWQQTLAYAGGLRARGVREGDRVAMLVPNVADFARVYYAVLALGAVVVPVHALLKRGEIEFVLRDSDARLLVCAAPLLGEGAAGAERADVDVLSVLAPADAEGARDRLETVAAASEPLDTYVPRHPFDTATILYTSGTTGKPKGAEGSHFALLEQVNTCLLTTFDMRRGDVLLGALPLFHTFGQTCTMNTGFRAGATIVMLPKFDGDAALAAMVEHDTAIFMGVPTMYIALLDAATRTDARPHLRYAISGGASLPLAVLERFQQVFDAPVHEGYGLTETSPVASFNHVGSTPRPGTIGTPIWGVDIEIADPEVADRTVLLPRGEIGELVIRGHNLMNGYLNRPEATAEAIVDGWFRTGDLGTKDDDGYLTIVDRTKDMIIRNGYNVYPRQVEEVLAAHPDVTMAAVFGVPHEVHGQEVAAAVVLRQGAEVTPDELVRFVADEIAVYKYPRVVHVVDALPLGPSGKVLKRELVERFG, encoded by the coding sequence ATGACCAGCACCACCACCAGCAGCCACCCCGCACCCGGCGCCGCCGACGGTGCCAGGACGACCCAGGCCACCGCCTCGGTCGCCGCGATCCTCGCCGAGTCCGCCGCGCGGTTCCCGGACGACGTCGCGGTCGTGGTGGGCGACCAGCGGACCACCTACGCCGAGCTGTGGCAGCAGACCCTCGCGTACGCCGGCGGGCTGCGGGCGCGCGGCGTCCGCGAAGGGGACCGGGTCGCGATGCTCGTGCCGAACGTGGCCGACTTCGCGCGCGTCTACTACGCGGTCCTCGCGCTCGGCGCCGTGGTCGTCCCCGTGCACGCCCTGCTGAAGCGCGGCGAGATCGAGTTCGTGCTCCGTGACAGCGATGCGCGGCTGCTGGTCTGCGCCGCACCGCTGCTCGGTGAGGGCGCGGCCGGGGCGGAGCGCGCCGACGTCGACGTCCTCAGCGTGCTCGCCCCCGCAGACGCCGAGGGTGCCCGGGACCGGCTGGAGACGGTCGCGGCGGCGAGCGAGCCGCTCGACACCTACGTGCCCCGCCACCCGTTCGACACCGCCACGATCCTGTACACGAGCGGCACGACCGGGAAGCCGAAGGGTGCCGAGGGATCGCACTTCGCCCTGCTCGAGCAGGTCAACACGTGCCTGCTGACCACGTTCGACATGCGCCGGGGCGACGTGCTGCTCGGCGCGCTGCCGCTCTTCCACACCTTCGGGCAGACCTGCACCATGAACACCGGCTTCCGCGCAGGGGCGACCATCGTCATGCTGCCGAAGTTCGACGGCGACGCCGCCCTCGCGGCCATGGTCGAGCACGACACGGCGATCTTCATGGGCGTCCCGACGATGTACATCGCGCTGCTCGACGCCGCGACGCGGACGGACGCCCGGCCGCACCTCCGCTACGCGATCTCCGGCGGTGCGTCGCTGCCGCTCGCCGTGCTCGAGCGGTTCCAGCAGGTCTTCGACGCGCCGGTGCACGAGGGGTACGGCCTGACCGAGACCTCGCCCGTGGCGTCGTTCAACCACGTCGGCTCCACCCCGCGACCGGGCACCATCGGCACGCCGATCTGGGGCGTCGACATCGAGATCGCCGACCCCGAGGTCGCCGACCGCACCGTGCTGCTGCCGCGCGGCGAGATCGGCGAGCTGGTGATCCGCGGGCACAACCTGATGAACGGGTACCTGAACCGACCGGAGGCCACCGCCGAGGCGATCGTCGACGGGTGGTTCCGCACCGGCGACCTCGGCACGAAGGACGACGACGGCTACCTGACGATCGTCGACCGCACGAAGGACATGATCATCCGGAACGGCTACAACGTGTACCCGCGGCAGGTCGAGGAGGTCCTCGCCGCGCACCCGGACGTCACGATGGCCGCCGTCTTCGGGGTCCCGCACGAGGTGCACGGGCAGGAGGTCGCCGCGGCCGTCGTGCTCCGCCAGGGCGCCGAGGTGACCCCGGACGAGCTCGTGCGGTTCGTCGCGGACGAGATCGCGGTGTACAAGTACCCGCGGGTCGTGCACGTCGTGGATGCGCTGCCGCTCGGGCCGAGCGGGAAGGTGCTGAAGCGGGAGCTCGTCGAGCGGTTCGGCTGA
- a CDS encoding helix-turn-helix transcriptional regulator, which translates to MSTAEPDVRHVVEASGDDLDAARAMFESAYGASGFLPERTERDFGYRFRSVGDDTLSLDAKRFDGRMAGEVDATSHYFVTWVSDGGGFLDIDRDEVALAPGRPVVFPSERPYRFDLADVRQNVVQFDRRTLERTAAELHGTEPAPLVFDHAALPRRQDVRAWNAELRETAQVVLGSTPLTPLAMAEATRRTAVAMLRTFPHATLAPAAPVPVGARGRVQQAIEYMHANADTPITTTDVAEHVGLSVRGLQQGFQRQVGMSPNAMLRGIRFDRVRTELRYHSVGETTVAGVARRWGFAHAGRFSSAYAKRFGELPSETLRARR; encoded by the coding sequence ATGAGCACCGCTGAGCCCGACGTCCGTCACGTCGTCGAAGCCTCCGGTGACGACCTCGACGCGGCGCGGGCGATGTTCGAGTCGGCGTACGGCGCGTCCGGGTTCCTCCCCGAGCGCACGGAGCGGGACTTCGGCTACCGGTTCCGGTCCGTCGGTGACGACACCCTGTCGCTGGACGCGAAGCGCTTCGACGGTCGGATGGCCGGCGAGGTCGACGCGACGAGCCACTACTTCGTGACGTGGGTCAGCGACGGCGGCGGCTTCCTGGACATCGACCGCGACGAGGTGGCGCTCGCCCCCGGGCGCCCGGTGGTGTTCCCGAGCGAGCGCCCGTACCGCTTCGACCTCGCCGACGTCCGGCAGAACGTGGTGCAGTTCGACCGCCGGACCCTCGAGCGCACCGCGGCCGAGCTGCACGGGACGGAACCGGCGCCGCTGGTGTTCGACCACGCCGCGCTCCCCCGTCGTCAGGACGTCCGAGCGTGGAACGCCGAACTGCGGGAGACCGCCCAGGTCGTGCTCGGCAGCACCCCGTTGACCCCGCTCGCGATGGCCGAGGCCACCAGGCGGACCGCGGTCGCGATGCTCCGGACGTTCCCGCACGCGACGCTCGCGCCGGCCGCACCGGTTCCGGTCGGAGCCCGGGGGCGGGTGCAGCAGGCGATCGAGTACATGCACGCCAACGCCGACACCCCGATCACCACCACCGACGTCGCCGAACACGTCGGGCTGAGTGTGCGCGGGCTGCAGCAGGGCTTCCAGCGCCAGGTCGGGATGTCACCGAACGCGATGCTCCGCGGGATCCGGTTCGACCGGGTGCGGACCGAGCTCCGGTACCACTCGGTCGGCGAGACCACGGTCGCCGGGGTCGCCCGGCGGTGGGGCTTCGCGCACGCCGGGCGGTTCTCGTCCGCGTACGCGAAGCGGTTCGGCGAGCTGCCGAGCGAGACGCTGCGCGCGCGGCGCTGA
- a CDS encoding HD domain-containing protein — MHIEDFPAPDTAAARAAVSLAERYQSPAITAHAVRSWYWATGFAALDGLTGVDHELLWVAALLHDIGTATEFDAHTVSYEHAGGHVAVALTTGAGWAVERQQRVLDVIVRHNWPSVDVGLDLEGHLLERATGLDISGAGADLLPEPFLREVLAVHPRGSLAAEFGACVVDQAARKPDTAARRLVDGGVVGKLARNPLETLS; from the coding sequence GTGCACATCGAGGACTTCCCCGCTCCGGACACCGCTGCCGCCCGCGCGGCCGTCTCGCTCGCCGAGCGCTACCAGTCGCCCGCGATCACCGCGCACGCGGTCCGGTCCTGGTACTGGGCGACCGGCTTCGCGGCGCTCGACGGGCTGACCGGCGTCGACCACGAGCTGCTCTGGGTCGCCGCACTCCTGCACGACATCGGCACCGCCACCGAGTTCGACGCACACACGGTGTCCTACGAACACGCCGGAGGGCACGTCGCCGTCGCGCTGACGACCGGCGCCGGGTGGGCGGTGGAGCGGCAGCAGCGTGTGCTCGACGTCATCGTCCGCCACAACTGGCCGAGTGTCGACGTGGGCCTCGACCTCGAGGGGCACCTGCTCGAACGGGCGACCGGGCTCGACATCTCGGGAGCTGGGGCCGACCTGCTGCCGGAGCCGTTCCTGCGCGAGGTGCTGGCGGTGCACCCCCGTGGCTCGCTCGCCGCCGAGTTCGGCGCGTGCGTCGTCGACCAGGCCGCACGGAAGCCCGACACCGCGGCGCGACGCCTGGTCGACGGCGGTGTCGTCGGGAAGCTCGCGCGGAACCCGCTCGAGACGCTCTCCTGA
- a CDS encoding Asp23/Gls24 family envelope stress response protein, translating into MTTDDLPLPEDDLDGHTIEELADYLDRGRTPVDPSIEGSAACRLAMTNMQRLRELSLGALEQRADAEPDRETAWVDRLLEAIRAELRPGRDVPVAHPDPRLRLAVTEAAVRGLVRRAGDTMGGVVMGRCVLRGDVEQPGAAVSIDVTAGLVYGGSALETAERLRRTVAEAVERHTELRVEAVDVHFDDVYLP; encoded by the coding sequence ATGACGACCGACGACCTCCCCCTGCCCGAGGACGACCTCGACGGCCACACGATCGAGGAGCTCGCGGACTACCTCGACCGCGGTCGCACCCCCGTCGACCCGTCCATCGAGGGCTCCGCCGCCTGCCGTCTGGCGATGACGAACATGCAGCGCCTCCGCGAGCTGTCCCTCGGCGCCCTCGAACAGCGTGCCGACGCCGAGCCCGACCGGGAGACCGCATGGGTCGACCGACTGCTCGAGGCGATCCGGGCAGAGCTCCGGCCCGGCCGCGACGTCCCGGTCGCCCACCCCGACCCGCGCCTCCGCCTGGCGGTCACCGAGGCGGCCGTCCGCGGGCTCGTCCGCCGCGCCGGGGACACGATGGGCGGTGTCGTCATGGGCAGGTGCGTGCTCCGCGGCGACGTGGAGCAGCCGGGGGCCGCGGTCAGCATCGACGTCACCGCGGGCCTCGTCTACGGCGGATCGGCACTCGAGACCGCCGAGCGGCTCCGCCGGACCGTCGCCGAGGCCGTCGAGCGACACACCGAGCTGCGCGTCGAGGCCGTCGACGTCCACTTCGACGACGTCTACCTGCCCTGA
- a CDS encoding RNA polymerase sigma factor, producing the protein MSDGTSLQHASDATLVARAADGDVLAFEVLARRHGPLMRVYAEQVLGSNVESDDVVQEAFLTGWRKLADLEDAERFRPWMMQIVTRRALDRLRRRRHHDDLDDLDGAADPSQAPERTVETRMQLDAMWAALDRMPVDQRRCWLLRETAGYSYQQIAEELELPTSTVRGLLARARRFLSAEMEGWR; encoded by the coding sequence ATGAGCGACGGCACCTCGCTGCAGCACGCGTCCGACGCGACGCTCGTCGCCCGCGCGGCCGACGGCGACGTCCTGGCGTTCGAGGTACTCGCCCGACGCCACGGACCGCTGATGCGCGTGTACGCGGAGCAGGTCCTCGGCTCGAACGTCGAGTCCGACGACGTCGTGCAGGAGGCCTTCCTGACCGGCTGGCGCAAGCTCGCCGACCTCGAGGACGCCGAGCGCTTCCGCCCCTGGATGATGCAGATCGTCACGCGTCGCGCCCTCGACCGGCTCCGACGACGACGACACCACGACGACCTGGACGACCTCGACGGGGCGGCCGATCCGTCGCAGGCGCCGGAGCGTACCGTCGAGACGCGGATGCAGCTCGACGCGATGTGGGCGGCGCTGGACCGGATGCCGGTCGACCAGCGGCGGTGCTGGCTCCTCCGCGAGACCGCCGGCTACAGCTACCAGCAGATCGCCGAGGAACTCGAGCTCCCGACCTCGACCGTCCGGGGTCTGCTCGCCCGGGCACGACGGTTCCTCTCCGCGGAGATGGAGGGATGGCGATGA
- a CDS encoding VOC family protein, with protein MSVHLNPYIGFRDQAREALGFWHEVLGGELKTMTFAEGGMVRDPADAEKIMHGQIETPGGLLLMASDSPASMPTPTESNVSVSLSGDDEDLLTGYWEGLADGATVIEPLTKAPWGDTFGMLTDRFGVTWLVNISGAAA; from the coding sequence GTGTCCGTCCACCTCAACCCCTACATCGGCTTCCGCGACCAGGCCCGCGAGGCGCTCGGCTTCTGGCACGAGGTGCTCGGCGGCGAACTGAAGACCATGACCTTCGCCGAGGGCGGCATGGTCCGGGACCCGGCCGACGCCGAGAAGATCATGCACGGCCAGATCGAGACCCCCGGGGGCCTGCTGCTCATGGCGTCGGACTCGCCGGCGAGCATGCCGACACCGACCGAGAGCAACGTGTCCGTGTCGCTCAGCGGCGACGACGAGGACCTGCTCACGGGCTACTGGGAGGGACTGGCCGACGGGGCGACGGTCATCGAGCCGCTGACGAAGGCGCCCTGGGGCGACACCTTCGGCATGCTGACGGACCGCTTCGGCGTCACCTGGCTCGTGAACATCAGCGGCGCGGCGGCCTGA
- a CDS encoding SDR family oxidoreductase — protein MSTSSDQAAPADQYAFGDPRSRYPDVSPEPQTQEEPGLQSQMSPVPDLGESSYRGSGRLEGRKAVITGADSGIGAAVAIAFAREGADVVLAYLPEEQSDADHVIEQVEAAGRKAVAVPGDLRDKAYAGQLVERAVAELGGIDALVSVAGKQRWQPDLLDITDDQFEATFDVNVFGLFRLVKAALPHLQPGSTITTTASMEAYKPAPDRLDYAASKGAINNFSKGLSQLLVERGIRVNVVAPGPTWSVLQPSGGVDPESLPEFGSSESPMGRAAQPAEQAPAYVFLASQESSYVVGETLNVNGGMVTP, from the coding sequence ATGAGCACCTCGTCCGACCAGGCAGCTCCCGCCGACCAGTACGCGTTCGGCGACCCGCGCAGCCGGTACCCCGACGTCTCCCCCGAGCCCCAGACCCAGGAGGAGCCGGGCCTCCAGTCGCAGATGTCCCCCGTCCCCGACCTGGGCGAGTCGAGCTACCGCGGCAGCGGGCGACTCGAGGGCCGCAAGGCGGTGATCACCGGTGCCGACTCCGGCATCGGGGCCGCCGTCGCGATAGCCTTCGCCCGCGAGGGCGCCGACGTCGTCCTGGCGTACCTGCCCGAGGAGCAGTCGGACGCCGACCACGTGATCGAGCAGGTCGAGGCCGCCGGTCGGAAGGCCGTCGCGGTCCCCGGTGACCTCCGCGACAAGGCGTACGCGGGGCAGCTCGTCGAGCGGGCCGTCGCCGAGCTCGGCGGGATCGACGCGCTCGTCAGCGTCGCCGGCAAGCAGCGGTGGCAGCCGGACCTGCTCGACATCACCGACGACCAGTTCGAGGCGACGTTCGACGTCAACGTCTTCGGGCTGTTCCGTCTCGTGAAGGCCGCCCTGCCCCACCTGCAGCCGGGGTCGACGATCACCACGACCGCGTCGATGGAGGCGTACAAGCCGGCCCCGGACCGCCTGGACTACGCGGCCTCGAAGGGCGCGATCAACAACTTCTCGAAGGGGCTGTCACAGCTGCTCGTCGAGCGCGGGATCCGTGTCAACGTCGTCGCGCCGGGTCCGACCTGGAGCGTCCTGCAGCCGAGCGGCGGGGTCGACCCCGAGTCGCTGCCCGAGTTCGGCAGCAGCGAGTCGCCCATGGGTCGTGCCGCGCAGCCGGCGGAACAGGCGCCCGCGTACGTGTTCCTCGCCTCGCAGGAGTCGAGCTACGTCGTCGGCGAGACGCTCAACGTCAACGGAGGCATGGTCACGCCCTGA
- a CDS encoding zinc-dependent alcohol dehydrogenase, protein MRAVVWHGIGDIRLDEVPEPTIQHPEDAIVRITRSAICGTDLHFVRGTMAPMEEGTILGHEAVGVVTEVGDAVRGFSAGDRVVINSTISCGACRYCRMGKTAQCDVANPNGPDAGTSFFGGPQSTGPVNGLQAEYVRVPYARNTMHPLPENVSDEQAILLSDIFPTGWFGAELAGVTRGDVVVVFGAGIVGQFAAASAYKLGAARVIVVDGDETRLAAALAQHCEVVDYNREDPVQAIKDLTNGIGADAVIDAVGVDAERPKRGPAAVSDEDAAAFDAEVQQVAPDASPDGFGDLEQWKPGDGPSQVAQWAVASVAKYGRIGIIGVYGPTAERYPIGQAMNKNLTIRMGNCDHHSVTPPLIDLVASGQFDPTALITEHEPIGDAIAAYEAFDRREPGWIKVELEATR, encoded by the coding sequence ATGCGCGCAGTGGTCTGGCACGGCATCGGGGACATCCGTCTCGACGAGGTCCCGGAGCCCACCATCCAGCACCCGGAGGACGCGATCGTCCGGATCACCCGCAGTGCGATCTGCGGCACCGACCTGCACTTCGTCCGCGGCACCATGGCGCCGATGGAGGAAGGCACGATCCTCGGGCACGAGGCCGTCGGCGTCGTCACCGAGGTCGGCGACGCCGTCCGCGGGTTCAGCGCCGGTGACCGCGTCGTCATCAACTCCACGATCTCGTGCGGCGCGTGCCGGTACTGCCGGATGGGCAAGACCGCCCAGTGCGACGTCGCGAACCCGAACGGACCCGACGCCGGCACGAGCTTCTTCGGCGGCCCGCAGTCGACCGGTCCGGTGAACGGCCTGCAGGCCGAGTACGTCCGGGTGCCGTACGCCCGCAACACCATGCACCCGCTGCCCGAGAACGTCAGCGACGAGCAGGCGATCCTGCTCTCCGACATCTTCCCCACCGGCTGGTTCGGCGCCGAGCTCGCCGGCGTCACCCGCGGCGACGTCGTCGTGGTGTTCGGTGCCGGCATCGTCGGGCAGTTCGCCGCCGCGTCGGCGTACAAGCTCGGCGCGGCACGCGTGATCGTCGTCGACGGCGACGAGACCCGACTCGCCGCCGCGCTCGCGCAGCACTGCGAGGTCGTCGACTACAACCGCGAGGACCCCGTGCAGGCGATCAAGGACCTGACGAACGGCATCGGCGCGGACGCCGTGATCGACGCCGTCGGTGTGGACGCCGAGCGCCCGAAGCGCGGCCCTGCGGCGGTGTCCGACGAGGACGCCGCAGCGTTCGACGCCGAGGTCCAGCAGGTCGCGCCCGACGCCTCGCCGGACGGCTTCGGCGACCTCGAGCAGTGGAAGCCCGGCGACGGCCCGTCGCAGGTCGCGCAGTGGGCGGTCGCGTCGGTCGCGAAGTACGGCCGCATCGGCATCATCGGCGTCTACGGCCCCACCGCCGAGCGCTACCCGATCGGTCAGGCGATGAACAAGAACCTGACGATCCGCATGGGCAACTGCGACCACCACTCGGTCACGCCGCCGCTCATCGACCTGGTCGCGTCGGGTCAGTTCGACCCGACCGCACTCATCACCGAGCACGAGCCGATCGGCGACGCCATCGCCGCGTACGAGGCCTTCGACCGGCGCGAGCCCGGCTGGATCAAGGTCGAGCTGGAGGCAACCCGATGA
- a CDS encoding DUF3140 domain-containing protein, with protein sequence MSDDQHDEKQTRDDFAGAVNMTASELKKWLETDESKEVGQKSDGGGESTGHESGRHIVRILEKKQGDYTDDDYAHMRKVVGYVARHSKQEPKGDSHDSKWRYSLMNWGHDPEK encoded by the coding sequence ATGAGCGACGACCAGCACGACGAGAAGCAGACCCGTGACGACTTCGCCGGTGCGGTGAACATGACCGCGTCCGAACTGAAGAAGTGGCTCGAGACGGACGAGTCGAAGGAGGTCGGGCAGAAGTCCGACGGCGGCGGCGAGTCGACCGGGCACGAGAGCGGGCGGCACATCGTCCGCATCCTCGAGAAGAAGCAGGGCGACTACACCGACGACGACTACGCGCACATGCGCAAGGTGGTCGGCTACGTGGCACGCCACTCGAAGCAGGAGCCGAAGGGCGACTCGCACGACTCGAAGTGGCGGTACTCGCTCATGAACTGGGGCCACGACCCGGAGAAGTAG
- a CDS encoding PP2C family protein-serine/threonine phosphatase, which translates to MTSTADRPSSAATWTTSVRDDTGPIVLAGLRTSWAPLAKQTIIAALIVGAAVGSTFSPWLDVTDAPVMWSGVAIALAGLVFAAVAARWSWAMRVELLVPAVDFFAVGFLRYGTGDAASVFTAIVVLPVVWVAANPGRRHVVWPVLGTTGTLLLSYAISPTEPRPSELVRLFIVVFVFGATAAVTNELARQAGLQLAAVQRRRRVAEGEIDRAALVQQSLLPTTTAGLPEELRAVGVCIPARTVGGDFYDWFPTPGGAAFTLGDVMGKGVGAGMIAAAVRSLVRSSVDEDDPAVAVRRAATGLATGTSDLTSGQFTTCFHVRVDRDGHARWVDAGHGLTVLRSADGTVRALRSGHLPIGVGTAWTAEDTFLESGDVIVTVSDGVLDLFGGDLDSLERFEAWVAERDHPQQLVDGIAELAHAGDHPDDVTVLCVGYRP; encoded by the coding sequence GTGACGAGCACCGCTGACCGCCCGTCGTCGGCGGCGACGTGGACGACCAGCGTGCGCGACGACACCGGTCCGATCGTGCTCGCCGGCCTCCGCACGTCCTGGGCACCGCTCGCGAAGCAGACCATCATCGCCGCGCTGATCGTCGGGGCCGCGGTCGGGAGCACGTTCTCGCCCTGGCTCGACGTCACCGACGCGCCGGTGATGTGGAGCGGCGTCGCGATCGCGCTCGCGGGCCTGGTGTTCGCCGCGGTCGCCGCACGGTGGTCGTGGGCGATGCGGGTCGAGCTGCTCGTGCCCGCGGTCGACTTCTTCGCCGTCGGGTTCCTGCGGTACGGGACCGGCGATGCCGCCTCGGTCTTCACCGCGATCGTGGTGCTGCCCGTGGTCTGGGTCGCCGCGAACCCGGGCAGACGGCACGTGGTGTGGCCGGTGCTCGGGACGACCGGCACGCTGCTGCTCTCGTACGCCATCTCGCCGACGGAACCCCGACCGAGTGAGCTCGTGCGGCTGTTCATCGTGGTGTTCGTGTTCGGCGCCACGGCGGCCGTCACGAACGAGCTCGCCCGCCAGGCCGGCCTGCAGCTCGCCGCGGTGCAGCGTCGCCGTCGCGTGGCCGAGGGCGAGATCGACCGGGCGGCCCTCGTGCAGCAGTCCCTCCTGCCGACCACCACCGCCGGCCTGCCCGAGGAGCTCCGCGCCGTGGGCGTCTGCATCCCGGCCCGCACCGTCGGCGGTGACTTCTACGACTGGTTCCCGACGCCCGGTGGAGCCGCGTTCACGCTCGGCGACGTCATGGGCAAGGGAGTCGGTGCCGGCATGATCGCCGCGGCCGTCCGCTCGCTCGTCCGCAGCTCGGTCGACGAGGACGACCCTGCGGTCGCCGTCCGCCGCGCCGCGACCGGGCTCGCCACCGGCACGTCCGACCTGACGAGCGGGCAGTTCACCACGTGCTTCCACGTCCGGGTGGACCGCGACGGCCACGCCCGGTGGGTCGACGCCGGGCACGGCCTGACCGTGCTCCGGAGCGCCGACGGCACGGTCCGCGCCCTGCGCTCCGGCCACCTGCCGATCGGTGTCGGCACGGCATGGACCGCCGAGGACACCTTCCTCGAGTCGGGCGACGTCATCGTCACGGTGAGCGACGGCGTGCTGGACCTGTTCGGCGGCGACCTCGACTCGCTCGAGCGGTTCGAGGCGTGGGTCGCCGAGCGCGACCACCCGCAGCAGCTGGTCGATGGCATCGCCGAGCTCGCCCACGCTGGCGACCACCCCGACGACGTCACCGTGCTCTGCGTCGGCTACCGCCCCTGA
- a CDS encoding SDR family NAD(P)-dependent oxidoreductase produces the protein MTKRFRGKIVVVTGASSGIGRAAAHEFARQGATLVLAARGEQSLEAAAAECRALGVEAVAIPTDVADEHAVQTLVTTTTARFGRIDVFVGNAALFVYALFEQTPTKAFKRVVDTNLYGHLHAITALLPHWKQRGKGTYVLVGSIQSLLSAPYQSAYVTSKHAALGLVDVLGDEYAGTGIRFTALLPSTIDTPIYQNGANYTGKTSHPLPPTVSVQRAGRAVVQAALHPKRYRFVGRVQASLVPLQYVFPGLFHRITKPMVETFALRGRGVPSDGNLYAPADAHNATDGGWVAKRRRVTRPLVWAGIAAVIGTALLGRPRR, from the coding sequence ATGACCAAACGGTTCCGCGGGAAGATCGTCGTCGTCACGGGTGCCTCGAGCGGCATCGGGAGGGCCGCAGCCCACGAGTTCGCCCGACAGGGCGCCACGCTCGTGCTCGCGGCCCGGGGGGAGCAGTCCCTCGAGGCCGCCGCCGCCGAGTGCCGTGCTCTCGGCGTCGAGGCCGTCGCAATCCCCACCGACGTCGCCGACGAGCACGCCGTGCAGACCCTGGTCACCACCACGACCGCCCGCTTCGGTCGGATCGACGTGTTCGTCGGCAACGCCGCGCTGTTCGTCTACGCGCTGTTCGAGCAGACCCCGACGAAGGCCTTCAAGCGCGTCGTCGACACGAACCTCTACGGACACCTGCACGCGATCACCGCCCTGCTGCCGCACTGGAAGCAGCGTGGGAAGGGGACCTACGTCCTGGTCGGCTCCATCCAGTCGCTGCTGTCCGCGCCGTACCAGTCGGCGTACGTCACCAGCAAGCACGCCGCCCTCGGCCTGGTCGACGTGCTCGGCGACGAGTACGCCGGTACCGGCATCCGGTTCACCGCCCTGCTGCCCTCGACGATCGACACCCCGATCTACCAGAACGGCGCCAACTACACCGGGAAGACCTCGCACCCGCTGCCGCCCACCGTCTCGGTCCAGCGGGCCGGAAGGGCCGTCGTGCAGGCCGCGCTGCACCCGAAGCGCTACCGGTTCGTCGGGCGGGTCCAGGCGTCGCTCGTCCCGCTGCAGTACGTCTTCCCGGGCCTGTTCCACCGGATCACCAAGCCGATGGTCGAGACGTTCGCGCTGCGCGGCAGGGGCGTGCCCAGCGACGGGAACCTCTACGCCCCGGCCGACGCCCACAACGCCACCGACGGCGGCTGGGTCGCGAAGCGCCGTCGCGTCACCCGTCCGCTCGTCTGGGCGGGCATCGCCGCCGTGATCGGCACGGCGCTGCTCGGCCGCCCACGCCGCTGA